The segment AATTTTCAGGAAGGAAAAGAATGGGGGCGGGAATTGCCTTTTATTTCAGTGAGTTAGAGATTCAAGTTTCCGGGCTGAGACGGGCGCGGTTGGGAGGTAAGAACGGTTCTAGGAGAACTCGGGGTTAGATAGTTGCCAGGAGACGGCAAAAATCTTACCGGGTCTGGTAAGTTTTTGACCGTTCTTCATGAGGAAGGAGACCGCATTCCTTCAGCTTCGCTCTCAGGGTCTGTCTGGAGATCCCAAGAATCGCCGCGGCTTTCGTTTTGTTGCCTCCAGACTTTTTCAGCGCATCCTGTATGGCAAGAAGCTCAATCTCCTTGAGCGAATTGGGACCGCCCTGGGTGGGTGTAGAATCAGGACCTCTTTCGCCAGGTCCGCGAGACGGATTTCTAACCTCCGGCGGGAGATGCTCGGGCAGGATGCGGTCGTCATCTTCAAGCAGTATTATTCTTTCGACAAGATTCCTGAGCTCTCTCACGTTGCCGGGCCATGGGTAGCTTATGAACAACTGCATTGCCTCCCCTGAGACTTCCACCCTCTTTCTCAATTCCCTGCTGAAGATTGCAGCATAGTGCTCAATGAGGACTGGAATGTCCTCGACTCTCTCCCTGAGTGGCGGGACATAGATGGGGATCACTATCAGTCTGTAGTACAAGTCTTCCCTGAACTTTCCCTGCTCAGCAAGGCTCTTCAGGTCTGTGTTGGTGGCAGCGATCACCCTGGCATTTATCCTCACTTCCTCTGTTCCGCCCACCTTGCGAAAACTCTTGTTCTCAAGGACACGAAGGAGTTTGGATTGGAGGCCCAGACTCATTTCTCCAATCTCGTCAAGGAAAAGTGTACCCGGGCTTGCAAGTTCAGCAAGCCCCCTTTTCGACTTCTTGGCATCAGTGAAGGCCCCCTTTTCGTAGCCAAAAAGCTCGCTCTCAAGAAGGTTCTCAGGGACTGCGCTGCAGTTCACCTCAACAAACATGCCGCGACCTGCCATGTTGTGAATCTGCCTTGCTATCAGTTCTTTCCCGACACCTGTCTCGCCTTCTATGAGCACGGTGGCCGCGCTTGGCGCTATTCTCCTCAGCTTCTCCAGAATCTCATTCATCTGCCGGCTCTTTCCGATGATTTCAAACTTCTCGTTCTCCTGCTGCTTCCGGCGCTTAATCTCATCGGAGAGTTGGACAGGTTTGATGGCATCTTCAATGTTCCTCAGCATGTGATCCATTTCGAAAGGCTTCTTCACATACCGGAAACAGTCGTATTTCCCGGCTTCAAAGGCTGAATCAAGTGTGGTGAACGCCGTCATCATAATCACCTGGATGTCTTTCTCGGGGAACCTGCTCCTTAATTCTTTCAAGACATTTATCCCGTCTTCAGTCTTCAACCTCACGTCGAGAAGGACTACGTCAACGTCCTCTTCGTCAATGACCGTCATGCACTGCTTTCCATTCTCAGCAATGAATACGTTGTATCCCTTGTCCTTGAGAAACTCGCCCAGAGGCCAGCGGAATCCTTCTTCGTCATCGACTATGAGAACGGTATTCCTCAACTTCTTGCTCCTATTCTCTCAGCCTAATCCTTTCCCCCTTGGGGAGAGGTCTCAACGACAACAGCGGGCGTTGGGCTCATCCCTTGATCCTCTCCCCTCTGGGGAGAGGGCAGGGTGAGGGGTCTCAACTTCGCGCCTTTCTTTTTTCAAGAGGAAGCTCCACAGTCGCAACCGTCCCTCTTCCCTCTTCACTCGAAACGGCTATCGTACCTCCGTGCTCCCTGATAATGGATTGGGAAATTGAAAGTCCCAGGCCGGTTCCCTCCGGCCTGGTCGTGAAGAATGGATCGAAGAGCCTGTCGACAATCTCTTTCGGGATTCCACATCCGGTGTCTATGATTTCAAGTCTCAGAAACTCTTTCGGCTGAAGTCTTATGCTCTCCAAATCCCCTTTTCTCCTCCGGTGGGGC is part of the Candidatus Eisenbacteria bacterium genome and harbors:
- a CDS encoding sigma-54 dependent transcriptional regulator, translating into MRNTVLIVDDEEGFRWPLGEFLKDKGYNVFIAENGKQCMTVIDEEDVDVVLLDVRLKTEDGINVLKELRSRFPEKDIQVIMMTAFTTLDSAFEAGKYDCFRYVKKPFEMDHMLRNIEDAIKPVQLSDEIKRRKQQENEKFEIIGKSRQMNEILEKLRRIAPSAATVLIEGETGVGKELIARQIHNMAGRGMFVEVNCSAVPENLLESELFGYEKGAFTDAKKSKRGLAELASPGTLFLDEIGEMSLGLQSKLLRVLENKSFRKVGGTEEVRINARVIAATNTDLKSLAEQGKFREDLYYRLIVIPIYVPPLRERVEDIPVLIEHYAAIFSRELRKRVEVSGEAMQLFISYPWPGNVRELRNLVERIILLEDDDRILPEHLPPEVRNPSRGPGERGPDSTPTQGGPNSLKEIELLAIQDALKKSGGNKTKAAAILGISRQTLRAKLKECGLLPHEERSKTYQTR